A single region of the Bartonella harrusi genome encodes:
- the fabI gene encoding enoyl-ACP reductase FabI, whose translation MAKGNGLLYGKRGLILGLANNRSIAWGIAKAASSAGAELAFTYQGEAMKKRVEPLAEEVKGFVCGHCDVSDSASIDAIFEVIEKKWGKLDFLVHAIGFSDKDELSGRYIDVSESNFMMTMNISVYSLTALAKRAEKLMLDGGSILTLSYYGAEKVVPNYNVMGVAKAALETSVKYLAVDLGPKHIRVNTISAGPIKTLAASGIGDFRYILKWNEYNAPLRRTVTIEEVGDSALYFLSDLSRSVTGEVHHVDSGYNIIGMKAVDAPDISVVKE comes from the coding sequence ATGGCTAAAGGTAATGGTTTGTTGTACGGCAAGCGTGGTTTAATTTTGGGATTGGCCAATAATCGTTCTATCGCTTGGGGAATAGCTAAAGCGGCGAGCAGCGCAGGCGCAGAGCTTGCTTTTACCTATCAGGGTGAAGCTATGAAAAAGCGTGTAGAGCCTTTGGCTGAGGAAGTAAAAGGGTTTGTTTGCGGTCATTGTGATGTTTCTGATAGTGCGTCTATTGATGCGATCTTTGAAGTCATAGAGAAGAAATGGGGTAAACTCGATTTTTTAGTCCACGCTATTGGTTTTTCTGATAAAGATGAATTAAGCGGTCGTTATATTGATGTTAGCGAATCAAACTTTATGATGACCATGAATATTTCCGTTTATTCTTTAACGGCTCTCGCTAAACGTGCCGAGAAGTTGATGTTAGATGGTGGTTCGATTTTAACATTGAGTTATTATGGTGCAGAAAAGGTTGTTCCCAATTATAACGTGATGGGGGTTGCAAAAGCAGCGCTTGAGACGAGCGTGAAATATCTAGCAGTGGATTTAGGCCCTAAGCATATTCGCGTTAATACTATATCCGCTGGGCCGATCAAAACATTAGCGGCTTCAGGCATTGGTGATTTCCGTTATATTTTAAAGTGGAACGAATATAATGCTCCTTTACGCCGTACGGTGACAATTGAAGAAGTGGGTGATTCTGCTCTTTATTTTCTTTCCGATTTGTCTCGTTCTGTTACGGGTGAAGTGCATCATGTGGATTCAGGTTATAATATCATAGGTATGAAAGCTGTTGATGCACCAGACATTTCTGTCGTTAAAGAATAG
- a CDS encoding DnaJ C-terminal domain-containing protein: MRDPYAILGVARTAKPQEIKSAFRKLAKKYHPDHNKDDVKAKEKFAEINQAYEIIGDKDKKAQFDRGEIDMEGKPLYQAFGAGENFSKSHNPFSGGARGFDFGSSGGAGFDASNIFRDLFGRGENFSNSAQYTHPQQGAHIRANLTITLEQMVGAEKVEAVFPNGKKLKIKLPDYVEDGQTIRLKGQGEEVSFGQAGDALITVQIQKHPRFRVEGRALHLDLPVPLKHAVLGAKQEVETLEGRVVLTIPVWSSSDRVLRLKGKGLHLKNGTRDDLYVHIRIMLPEGRDVALEQFLQMQKD, from the coding sequence ATGCGTGATCCGTACGCGATTTTGGGTGTGGCACGTACCGCAAAACCGCAAGAGATTAAATCAGCCTTTAGAAAGTTAGCAAAGAAGTATCATCCAGATCACAATAAGGATGATGTAAAAGCCAAAGAGAAGTTTGCTGAGATTAATCAAGCTTATGAAATTATAGGTGATAAAGACAAAAAAGCACAATTTGACCGCGGTGAAATTGATATGGAAGGAAAACCCCTTTATCAAGCCTTTGGTGCTGGTGAAAATTTTAGCAAGAGTCACAATCCTTTTTCAGGAGGAGCAAGAGGTTTTGATTTTGGTTCTTCCGGTGGAGCAGGTTTTGATGCGAGTAATATTTTCCGCGATTTATTTGGTAGAGGAGAGAACTTTTCAAATTCTGCACAATATACGCATCCTCAGCAAGGAGCTCATATTCGTGCCAATCTTACAATAACATTAGAGCAGATGGTAGGGGCAGAAAAGGTAGAAGCTGTTTTTCCTAATGGAAAAAAATTAAAAATTAAACTTCCAGATTATGTTGAAGATGGTCAAACTATTCGATTAAAAGGTCAAGGAGAAGAGGTTTCTTTTGGGCAAGCAGGGGATGCTTTGATAACTGTCCAGATACAGAAGCATCCTCGTTTTCGGGTTGAAGGAAGGGCGCTTCATCTTGATTTACCTGTTCCCCTTAAACATGCTGTTTTGGGAGCAAAACAAGAAGTTGAGACTTTGGAAGGCCGTGTGGTTTTAACGATTCCCGTTTGGTCAAGTTCTGATCGTGTTTTACGATTGAAAGGAAAAGGGCTTCATTTAAAAAATGGCACAAGAGACGATCTTTATGTACATATTCGCATCATGCTACCGGAAGGTAGAGATGTGGCGTTAGAGCAATTTTTGCAAATGCAAAAAGATTAA
- a CDS encoding TlyA family RNA methyltransferase: MNVKKRLDVLLVEKKFFTTRSRARDAIVRKTVKVNGKVVLKVGQIVSDNAEIIVCDPAQNYVSRAALKLTSALDAFPIVTNKVIAIDIGASTGGFTQVLLERGVAHVIAIDVGHHQLDARLLGNHAITLLEGLNVRDLQREHLGGLEIDLIVSDVSFISLKLALPPVLSLAKKGAQAVLLVKPQFEVGRNNLSKGGVLKDSSMAKKIAEELFDWLNKQRGWNAKGLLLSPITGSDGNLEYLLFGEKHA; encoded by the coding sequence ATGAATGTTAAGAAAAGGCTTGATGTTCTTTTAGTTGAAAAAAAATTTTTTACGACGCGCTCACGAGCACGGGATGCTATTGTGCGCAAAACTGTTAAAGTGAATGGTAAAGTCGTTTTAAAGGTTGGGCAAATCGTTTCTGATAACGCAGAGATTATCGTTTGTGATCCAGCACAGAATTATGTTTCACGTGCTGCATTAAAATTGACGAGTGCACTCGATGCATTTCCGATTGTAACAAATAAGGTGATTGCCATTGATATTGGTGCATCGACAGGTGGTTTTACACAAGTTCTTTTAGAACGTGGGGTGGCTCATGTCATTGCTATTGATGTTGGTCATCATCAATTGGATGCCCGTTTATTGGGCAATCATGCGATAACTTTATTAGAAGGTTTAAATGTGAGAGATTTGCAACGAGAACATTTAGGCGGATTGGAAATTGATCTGATCGTTTCAGATGTTAGCTTTATTTCTCTTAAATTGGCATTACCCCCTGTTTTGTCTTTAGCCAAGAAGGGGGCTCAAGCCGTTTTATTGGTAAAACCTCAGTTTGAGGTTGGTCGTAACAATCTTAGTAAGGGTGGGGTATTGAAAGATTCATCAATGGCTAAAAAAATTGCTGAAGAGCTCTTTGATTGGTTAAACAAGCAAAGAGGATGGAATGCAAAAGGTTTGCTTCTCTCACCCATTACAGGGAGTGATGGTAATTTAGAATATTTGTTATTTGGAGAAAAACATGCATGA
- the aroC gene encoding chorismate synthase yields the protein MSHNTFGHLFRVTTWGESHGAALGCVIDGCPPGVTFTVGEIQSYLDKRRPGQSKYTTQRRELDQIEVLSGIVIQDDGTTLVTTGTPISLLIHNMDHRSKDYGAIAHQYRPGHADYTYDVKYGIRDFRGGGRASARETAARVAAGAIARKIIPRLIIRGAVIAIGPHTINRDRWNWLEVDNNPFFTPDAEMVQVFSDYIDKIRKNGSSIGAVIEIVAENVPAGLGAPIYAKLDQDIASLLMSINAVKGVEIGDGFAAAHLTGEENADEMRMGSDGKPLFLSNHAGGILGGISSGQPIVARFAVKPTSSILTPRRSIDVRGNEVNVVTKGRHDPCVGIRAVPVGEAMVACVLADHYLRHRGQVGSFER from the coding sequence ATGTCACATAATACGTTTGGTCATTTATTTCGTGTCACGACATGGGGTGAAAGCCATGGTGCTGCTCTTGGTTGTGTCATTGATGGATGTCCCCCAGGGGTTACTTTTACTGTTGGAGAAATTCAATCCTATCTTGATAAACGCAGGCCAGGACAATCCAAATATACAACTCAGCGGAGAGAATTAGATCAAATAGAGGTTCTTTCAGGGATTGTTATTCAGGATGATGGCACAACATTGGTAACAACGGGGACACCAATTTCTCTGTTGATTCACAATATGGATCATCGATCTAAGGATTATGGCGCGATTGCGCATCAATATCGTCCTGGTCATGCGGATTATACTTATGATGTTAAATATGGTATTCGTGATTTTCGCGGCGGCGGACGTGCTTCAGCGCGTGAAACGGCAGCACGTGTTGCAGCGGGTGCTATTGCTCGTAAAATTATTCCTCGTTTGATTATACGAGGAGCAGTGATAGCAATTGGTCCCCATACAATTAATCGTGATCGTTGGAATTGGTTAGAGGTTGATAACAATCCTTTTTTTACGCCTGATGCAGAGATGGTACAGGTTTTTAGTGATTATATAGATAAAATACGTAAAAATGGTTCATCTATTGGTGCTGTTATTGAGATTGTTGCAGAAAATGTTCCTGCCGGTTTAGGAGCGCCTATTTATGCAAAACTTGATCAGGACATTGCTTCATTACTCATGTCGATTAATGCGGTAAAGGGGGTAGAAATAGGTGATGGTTTTGCAGCAGCTCATTTAACGGGGGAAGAAAATGCAGATGAAATGCGGATGGGAAGTGACGGAAAACCACTTTTTTTATCTAATCACGCTGGCGGTATTTTAGGTGGAATATCGAGTGGACAGCCGATAGTTGCACGTTTTGCTGTAAAACCTACGTCATCGATTTTAACACCCCGTCGTTCTATTGATGTTCGTGGTAATGAGGTAAATGTTGTAACGAAAGGACGTCATGATCCCTGTGTTGGGATTCGCGCTGTTCCTGTTGGTGAAGCTATGGTTGCTTGTGTTCTTGCTGACCATTATTTAAGGCATCGCGGTCAAGTTGGATCATTTGAAAGGTGA
- the tldD gene encoding metalloprotease TldD, whose product MKSLIDNFDISASKVQTLVQETLHHADDGELYLEYTESESLLFDNGQLKNGSFHQDMGFGLRVVAGEATGYAHSSELSAVALKRASEAAKAVIYHNQAGPYSAAPQQTNKKLYQPHNPLDTPSFEEKSVLLQKIDTYLRAKNDKLHQVTVSLSGSLQHVEILRADGHLIRDTRPLVRLSISVVAAEGNRRENGFYGCGGRQAFSQFIHEKNWKKAADEALRMALINLEADAAPAGTFDVVLANGWPGVMLHEAIGHGLEGDFNRKKTSAFAGLLGQQVAAKGITVVDDGTIPQCRGSLTVDDEGTPSGYNVLIEDGKLIGFMQDRLNARLMGVHPTGNGRRESYAHAPMPRMTNTIMLGGDKTPEEILSSLKNGIYAVSFGGGQVDITSGKFVFECTEAYRVENGKIVAPIKGATLIGNGPDAMKRITMIGNDSKLDNGIGMCGKAGQNVPVGVGQPHLRINNMTIGGTALS is encoded by the coding sequence ATGAAATCGCTGATTGACAATTTTGATATCTCTGCCTCTAAAGTGCAAACACTCGTACAAGAAACGCTTCATCATGCTGATGATGGTGAACTTTACCTTGAATATACAGAAAGTGAAAGTCTTTTGTTTGATAATGGGCAGCTTAAAAATGGTTCATTTCATCAGGATATGGGATTTGGTCTGCGTGTTGTTGCTGGGGAAGCTACTGGATATGCACACTCTAGTGAATTATCAGCTGTTGCGCTCAAGCGTGCCAGTGAAGCAGCAAAAGCCGTTATCTATCATAACCAGGCAGGACCTTATAGTGCTGCGCCTCAACAAACAAATAAAAAACTTTATCAACCACATAATCCTCTTGATACGCCATCATTTGAAGAAAAAAGCGTGCTTTTACAGAAAATTGATACCTATTTACGTGCAAAAAATGATAAATTGCATCAAGTCACAGTTTCTCTTTCTGGATCACTCCAGCATGTTGAAATTTTACGCGCAGATGGTCATCTGATTCGTGATACACGTCCTCTTGTCCGGCTTTCTATATCTGTGGTTGCTGCTGAAGGTAATCGGCGTGAAAATGGCTTCTATGGATGTGGTGGACGACAAGCATTTAGCCAATTCATTCATGAAAAAAACTGGAAAAAAGCCGCTGATGAAGCTTTGCGTATGGCTCTTATAAATTTAGAAGCAGACGCAGCACCAGCAGGAACATTTGATGTTGTCTTAGCCAATGGATGGCCAGGTGTTATGCTTCATGAAGCTATAGGCCATGGTTTGGAAGGTGACTTTAACCGTAAAAAAACCTCTGCTTTTGCCGGACTTTTGGGTCAACAAGTTGCTGCGAAAGGTATTACAGTTGTTGATGATGGTACAATTCCCCAATGCCGTGGTTCACTTACTGTCGATGATGAAGGAACCCCATCAGGATATAACGTACTTATTGAAGATGGAAAACTTATTGGTTTTATGCAAGATAGGCTAAACGCCAGACTTATGGGGGTTCATCCAACTGGAAATGGACGGCGTGAATCCTATGCACATGCACCAATGCCGCGGATGACCAATACGATCATGCTAGGAGGTGATAAAACACCTGAAGAAATTCTATCCTCATTAAAAAACGGTATTTACGCTGTTTCATTTGGTGGAGGACAAGTTGATATCACTTCTGGAAAGTTCGTCTTTGAATGCACAGAAGCGTACAGAGTAGAAAATGGTAAAATTGTAGCACCTATTAAAGGAGCAACCCTTATCGGAAATGGACCAGATGCCATGAAACGTATCACAATGATTGGCAATGATAGCAAGCTTGATAATGGTATTGGTATGTGCGGAAAAGCTGGGCAAAATGTTCCTGTTGGTGTTGGACAGCCTCATCTGCGTATTAACAATATGACAATTGGTGGAACAGCACTTTCATAA
- the dxs gene encoding 1-deoxy-D-xylulose-5-phosphate synthase, translated as MSRALTPLLDRIHLPHDLRALPESDLVRLADELRTETIDAVSVTGGHLGAGLGVVELTVALHYVFNTPEDRIIWDVGHQAYPHKILTGRRDRIRTLRQEGGLSGFTKRSESVYDPFGAGHSSTSISAGLGMAVASALKAEERRNIIAVIGDGAMSAGMAYEAMNNAGALDARLIVILNDNDMSIAPPTGAMSAHLARLVSRPAYRSLRERIKVLGEKLPKFFLDKARLSEEFARGFLVGGTLFEELGFYYVGPIDGHNLKYLLPVLKNVCEYPNGPVLVHVVTHKGKGYAPAEASSDKYHGVNRFDITTGKQVKAPSNILPYTKVFSNALIEEAHHDDKIVSITAAMPTGTGLDAFAENFPERMFDVGIAEQHAVTFAAGIACEGYKPFVAIYSTFLQRAYDQIIHDVSIQKLPVRFAIDRAGFVGADGATHAGSFDIVFLATLPEFVVMAPSDEVELMHMVRTAAAYDQGPISFRYPRGEGIGIDLPRRGELLEIGKGRILREGSRIALVCFGTRMSEVLVAADALVAEGLSTTVADARFAKPLDKDLMRRLAREHEVLITIEEGAIGGFGAHLLQFLAQEGLLEHGLKVRTLKFPDEYLNHGSPEKVLSRIGLDTVGIVNTVFNALGRKIQTVQKF; from the coding sequence TTGTCACGGGCATTGACACCATTACTTGATCGTATTCATCTACCACATGATTTGCGGGCACTGCCAGAATCTGATTTGGTAAGGTTAGCTGATGAGTTGCGCACAGAAACAATTGATGCGGTTTCTGTAACAGGGGGGCATCTTGGTGCAGGTCTTGGTGTTGTTGAGCTCACCGTTGCGTTGCATTATGTTTTTAATACTCCAGAGGATAGAATTATTTGGGATGTTGGCCACCAAGCCTATCCGCATAAAATTTTAACGGGTCGTAGAGATAGAATTCGTACATTGCGTCAGGAGGGAGGATTATCAGGTTTTACCAAACGCTCAGAAAGTGTGTATGATCCATTTGGTGCCGGTCATTCTTCTACTTCCATTTCTGCTGGTCTTGGTATGGCAGTAGCGAGTGCTTTAAAAGCAGAGGAAAGGCGCAATATCATAGCTGTAATTGGTGATGGTGCTATGTCTGCTGGTATGGCTTATGAAGCAATGAATAATGCTGGTGCTTTAGATGCACGTTTGATTGTTATTCTAAATGATAACGATATGTCTATTGCACCACCGACAGGTGCTATGAGCGCGCATCTTGCACGATTGGTTTCCCGTCCTGCTTATCGTAGTTTGCGTGAACGGATAAAAGTGCTAGGGGAAAAATTACCCAAATTCTTTTTAGATAAAGCACGTCTCTCAGAAGAATTTGCTCGTGGTTTTTTGGTTGGGGGAACTTTGTTTGAAGAGCTTGGTTTCTACTATGTCGGACCAATAGATGGCCACAATTTAAAGTATTTATTGCCTGTTTTAAAAAATGTTTGTGAATATCCCAATGGTCCTGTTTTAGTACATGTCGTCACACATAAGGGCAAAGGGTATGCACCTGCGGAAGCGTCATCGGATAAATATCATGGTGTGAATCGTTTTGATATTACAACAGGAAAACAGGTTAAAGCACCAAGCAATATTCTTCCTTATACGAAGGTCTTTTCTAATGCTTTAATAGAAGAAGCTCATCATGATGATAAGATTGTTAGTATAACAGCGGCTATGCCAACGGGGACAGGTCTCGATGCTTTTGCTGAAAATTTTCCTGAAAGAATGTTTGATGTTGGTATTGCTGAGCAGCATGCGGTAACCTTTGCTGCTGGCATTGCTTGTGAGGGATATAAGCCTTTTGTTGCTATTTATTCTACTTTTTTACAGCGCGCCTATGATCAGATTATCCATGATGTATCCATTCAAAAGTTACCCGTGCGCTTTGCGATTGATCGAGCCGGTTTCGTGGGAGCAGATGGTGCAACGCATGCTGGCAGTTTTGATATTGTTTTTTTGGCTACGCTTCCTGAATTTGTGGTTATGGCACCTTCTGATGAAGTCGAACTGATGCATATGGTTCGTACCGCCGCAGCTTATGATCAGGGGCCCATTTCTTTTCGTTATCCGCGCGGTGAGGGGATTGGAATAGATTTACCACGGCGCGGTGAATTACTAGAAATTGGAAAAGGACGTATTTTGCGTGAAGGAAGCAGAATAGCTTTGGTTTGTTTTGGAACGCGAATGTCAGAAGTGTTGGTTGCTGCTGATGCGTTGGTTGCAGAGGGGTTATCTACGACGGTTGCAGATGCACGGTTTGCAAAGCCTTTAGATAAGGATTTGATGCGTCGTTTGGCGCGTGAGCATGAAGTATTAATAACAATTGAAGAAGGTGCAATAGGTGGATTTGGAGCACACTTATTACAGTTTTTAGCCCAAGAGGGGTTGTTAGAACATGGTTTGAAAGTACGCACATTAAAATTTCCTGATGAATATTTAAACCATGGTTCACCAGAGAAAGTTCTGTCGCGTATAGGGCTTGATACTGTTGGTATTGTTAATACGGTTTTTAATGCTTTAGGACGCAAAATTCAGACAGTGCAGAAATTTTGA
- a CDS encoding class I SAM-dependent RNA methyltransferase: MNDNAIIDHIGANGNGVIKSLHGVLYVPFTLPRERVEIEVHGKYAKLLTLKEKSPERIDALCQHFGECGGCALQHWQSDVYRVWKRQLVVDAIQKYGLDVVVSPLIECQPYSRRRMTLTASMTPQGYRVGFNRHLSHEIVAIEECPVSRPEIMSKLDDIRRLCALLSHHVKRFQITITHVENGLDVALNGFFMRQESLRQKMVYVALSCGITRLSVEGEVLVEREKPLICFDDICVEFPPGGFLQATFEAENIMGNIILPDVKKAKNALDLFSGIGTFTFRMAKKTNVHAVENDEQALANLERAVRFAIGLKPVTCEKRDLFRCPLSVRELECFDYVVFDPPRAGAEQQVRELARATVPRVVAISCNPITFARDLSLLIAGGYTVERIVPIDQFLWSPHVEIIAVLSKRKAKANWKL, encoded by the coding sequence ATGAATGATAATGCCATAATCGACCATATTGGGGCGAATGGTAACGGTGTGATAAAATCATTACATGGCGTGCTTTATGTTCCTTTTACTTTACCAAGAGAGCGTGTTGAGATCGAAGTTCATGGAAAATATGCTAAACTTTTAACATTAAAGGAAAAATCGCCAGAGCGCATTGATGCTCTTTGCCAGCATTTTGGAGAATGTGGTGGATGTGCGCTTCAGCATTGGCAGTCTGATGTTTATCGTGTATGGAAACGACAATTGGTTGTTGACGCAATTCAAAAATATGGGCTTGATGTTGTTGTTTCACCTTTAATAGAATGTCAGCCTTATAGTCGCCGGCGCATGACTCTCACAGCATCTATGACGCCACAAGGTTACAGAGTCGGTTTTAATCGTCATCTCTCTCATGAGATTGTGGCTATTGAGGAATGTCCCGTAAGCCGTCCAGAGATTATGTCTAAACTAGATGATATTAGAAGACTTTGTGCTCTTTTAAGTCACCATGTAAAGCGGTTTCAGATCACGATAACACACGTTGAAAATGGTTTAGATGTTGCTTTAAACGGTTTTTTTATGCGCCAAGAGTCTCTTCGTCAGAAAATGGTATATGTAGCTCTTTCATGCGGGATTACACGGTTATCTGTTGAAGGTGAAGTGTTGGTTGAACGAGAAAAACCATTAATTTGCTTTGATGATATTTGTGTTGAGTTCCCTCCTGGTGGATTTCTTCAAGCAACTTTTGAAGCAGAAAATATAATGGGCAATATTATTTTGCCTGATGTAAAAAAAGCTAAGAATGCTCTTGATTTGTTTTCTGGGATAGGAACATTTACATTCCGCATGGCCAAAAAGACAAATGTTCATGCGGTAGAAAATGATGAGCAAGCATTAGCGAATTTAGAGCGGGCAGTACGTTTTGCAATTGGTTTAAAACCCGTAACTTGTGAAAAGCGCGATCTTTTCCGCTGTCCACTTTCAGTGAGGGAACTTGAGTGTTTTGACTATGTTGTTTTCGATCCTCCACGTGCTGGTGCCGAGCAACAAGTACGTGAATTGGCGAGGGCAACAGTCCCTCGCGTAGTGGCTATTTCATGCAATCCTATCACATTTGCTCGCGATTTATCTCTCCTTATTGCAGGTGGTTATACAGTTGAACGAATTGTACCGATTGATCAATTTTTATGGTCACCACATGTTGAAATTATTGCTGTTTTGAGTAAACGTAAAGCAAAAGCAAATTGGAAACTTTAA
- a CDS encoding exodeoxyribonuclease VII small subunit — MKQEVNKEDITALSFEEALKQLEVIVENLERGNIPLEQSIDIYERGEALKKHCEKLLKAAEAKVEKIQLSEEGSPKGVQPLDSE, encoded by the coding sequence ATGAAACAAGAGGTAAACAAAGAGGATATTACAGCTTTAAGTTTTGAGGAAGCGCTGAAGCAACTTGAAGTTATTGTTGAAAATCTAGAACGTGGGAATATCCCTTTAGAACAATCAATTGATATTTATGAGCGTGGTGAAGCGCTTAAAAAACATTGTGAAAAACTCTTGAAAGCAGCTGAAGCTAAAGTTGAAAAAATTCAGCTTTCAGAGGAAGGTTCTCCAAAAGGTGTGCAACCCCTTGATTCTGAATAA
- the ribB gene encoding 3,4-dihydroxy-2-butanone-4-phosphate synthase gives MAYDEKKIGDALRAFERGEIVVVTDDSDRENEGDLTLAAAHCTEEKMAFIIRHTTGIICAPLPKQEAQRFNLVPMVSDNDSAHRTQFTVTVDFKHGITTGISAHDRTLAVRNLANSNAGPDDFVRPGHVFPLIAHEGGVLMRSGHTEAAVDLCKLVGLPPVGVIGELVNDDGSVKHGDEITKFAQENRLHIITVADLIAYRQRKEMLIRHVGERHIEISGGPAVVQSYQLPWETVQHIALVYGDICEGEDIPVCLHRENVINDIFCQSSDIPAIMRRMMEKEKCGVFVYLREESVGIPSAAGIEARVKKGAENHMQAIKREEEWRQIGLGSQILKHLGIRSVIVYASKERHYIGLEGFGIRISRTDIL, from the coding sequence ATGGCGTATGACGAAAAAAAAATTGGAGATGCACTTCGTGCTTTTGAACGCGGTGAAATTGTTGTGGTTACCGATGATAGTGACCGTGAAAATGAAGGTGATTTAACACTTGCTGCAGCCCATTGCACAGAAGAAAAAATGGCATTTATCATTCGTCATACAACAGGTATTATTTGTGCTCCTCTGCCAAAACAAGAAGCGCAGCGGTTTAATCTTGTCCCTATGGTTTCAGATAATGATTCTGCACATCGTACTCAGTTTACTGTTACTGTTGATTTTAAACATGGAATAACGACGGGAATTTCAGCGCATGACCGTACATTAGCGGTGCGTAACCTTGCTAATTCAAATGCTGGTCCAGATGATTTCGTCCGTCCAGGCCATGTTTTTCCCCTGATCGCGCATGAGGGAGGTGTGCTGATGCGTTCAGGACACACGGAGGCAGCCGTTGATTTATGTAAATTAGTTGGTTTACCACCTGTTGGTGTCATTGGTGAGCTGGTCAATGATGATGGAAGCGTTAAACACGGAGATGAGATTACAAAATTTGCACAAGAAAATCGATTGCATATAATAACTGTTGCAGATCTCATTGCGTATCGTCAACGTAAGGAAATGTTGATTAGGCATGTTGGAGAAAGGCATATCGAAATATCAGGAGGTCCAGCTGTTGTTCAAAGTTACCAACTTCCTTGGGAAACAGTTCAACATATTGCACTCGTTTATGGTGATATCTGTGAGGGTGAAGATATTCCCGTGTGTTTGCATCGTGAAAATGTTATAAACGATATTTTTTGTCAATCTTCAGATATACCAGCTATCATGCGACGCATGATGGAAAAAGAAAAGTGTGGTGTTTTTGTTTATTTGCGTGAAGAATCTGTTGGGATACCGTCAGCTGCGGGTATTGAAGCGAGAGTGAAAAAAGGTGCAGAAAATCACATGCAGGCAATTAAACGCGAAGAAGAATGGCGACAAATTGGTTTAGGATCACAAATTTTAAAACATTTGGGGATTCGTTCTGTTATTGTTTATGCTTCTAAAGAGCGCCATTATATAGGTTTAGAAGGTTTTGGAATTCGTATATCTAGAACAGATATCTTGTGA
- the pdxH gene encoding pyridoxamine 5'-phosphate oxidase, which translates to MNNKGQTDDSFMHMQKPFALFAKWLEEATVTEVNDPNAMALATVDETGLPNVRMVLLKDYSPQGFVFYTNYESQKGQEILKSMKASLGFHWKSLRRQVRIRGIVEKVSAQEADAYFQSRPRGSRIGAWASQQSSPLESRFVLEKAIAQYTTRYAIGKIPRPPYWSGFRVKPLSIEFWCDRPFRLHDRLLFTRDSVENDDWQRLKLYP; encoded by the coding sequence ATGAACAATAAAGGACAAACAGATGATAGTTTCATGCACATGCAAAAACCTTTTGCACTTTTTGCAAAGTGGCTTGAAGAAGCAACCGTAACCGAAGTCAATGATCCTAATGCTATGGCCTTAGCAACAGTTGATGAAACGGGTTTGCCTAATGTTCGTATGGTTCTTCTCAAAGATTACAGTCCTCAAGGCTTTGTCTTCTATACCAACTATGAAAGCCAAAAAGGACAAGAAATTTTAAAATCTATGAAAGCATCCTTAGGTTTTCATTGGAAATCATTGCGCCGTCAAGTTAGAATTCGAGGAATTGTTGAAAAAGTCAGTGCTCAAGAAGCAGATGCATATTTCCAATCGCGACCGCGTGGTAGTAGAATTGGTGCATGGGCGTCTCAACAATCCAGTCCATTAGAAAGCCGTTTTGTCCTCGAAAAAGCAATTGCTCAATATACTACACGCTATGCTATAGGGAAGATTCCTCGCCCACCTTATTGGTCTGGATTTCGTGTTAAACCACTTTCCATCGAATTCTGGTGTGATCGCCCATTTCGTTTACATGATCGCTTGCTCTTTACACGGGATTCTGTTGAAAATGACGATTGGCAAAGGCTAAAACTTTATCCCTAA